Sequence from the Haladaptatus cibarius D43 genome:
ACGTACTACAACGACACATACACCACTATGTCGGGTACATCGATGGCCACACCGCATGTCGCTGGTGCAGCCGGTGTTCTTATGGGTGAACTCGGCTATTCGAACGTGGATGCTCGTAGTACGCTCAATAGTACTGCTGAGGATCTTGGCATGCCAAACTACCAACAGGGGCATGGCTTGCTTGACGCTGCTGCTGCGGTTGGTGTCAATTCGGGAAATAATTGAGAAAGTATTCGTAGCGGTAGAAGCGAGAGCAGTCCCTATCTCAAAGTCATTTTTATAATTGTGGGTTATCCCCCAGAATCACGTATACCACCACCAAATATAAGGTGGCCCATCTGAAGCATCTACTGACGAGAGGTTCGTTGACAATCCCATTAATGGGAGCAAATGAGAACTATGAGTGTATCATTATCTGACATTCAAGAAGCCCGTGATCGAATTAGTGACAAAGCCGTCGTTCGGGAAACTCCAATCGAGACGAGTCGCTCATTAGAAGAAGAGACCGGTGCTGAAATTCGGTTCAAGATGGAACACCTACAAAAAACTGGCTCATTCAAGACGAGGGGTGCATACAACAAGCTCAAACGAATTACCGACTCCGGCTGTGAAGCGACGGAAACAATAGCGGCAAGTGCTGGCAATCACGCCCAAGGTGTTGCATTCGCAGCAACGAAGACGGGGCTTAGTTCGACGATTGTGATGCCAAAGAATGCACCACAAGCTAAAATAGATGCAACTGCAGATTATGGTGCTGATGTCAAACTCCATGGACACGACTTTCAGGAGGCGATGGATCATGCACAATCGATTGCGGACGATGACGCCATCTTCGTACATGCCTACGATGATGAAGACATTGTCGCAGGACAGGGTACTGTTGGCTTGGAAATCCTAGAACAAGTCCCCGAGGTAGACACGGTAATCGTCCCAGTAGGTGGGGGCGGACTGATCGGTGGTATCGCCACAGCAGTTGGTGAACTTTCCCCCAAAACGCGAATTGTCGGTGTGCAAGCGCACGGTGCAGCCACAGTACCAGAAAGCCTGCAGAAGGGGGAACCGTGTGCTATTGATGAAGTTCGAACGATAGCTGACGGAATCGCTACCGGCGGCATTTCACGTCTTACTTACGAACTCATCGATGAATATGTCGATGAGATCGTTACTGTTTCCGAGACAGAGATAGCTGGAAGTCTTCTCTTCTTACTCGAAAGAACGAAGCAGATGGTTGAGGGGGCGGGTGCGACGACTGTTGCAGCAGTTCGTAGTGAAAAACTTGATGTACGTGGTGAAACCGTGGTTCCACTACTTTCTGGCGGCAATTTGAGTATGACTGACCTTCAAACAGTTCTGACCCACGGACTCACCTATCGAGGTCAGCTCATTCGCCTGAGAGTGCATATTGTCGATGAACCTGGAAAAATGAATCAAATATCGGAGATGATCGCCAATCACGGTGCGAACATCCGGGATGTTCGCCATGAGCGCTCGGTTAATGACCTCAATGTTGGAGAAGCGTATCTGCACTTTCGAATAACAACAAGTGGGACTGCCCACTCTGATCGGATTGTAGATTCAATACGTAGTTTGGGCTATTCGGTCACTCGTGTTAGCTAAATCGGACACAAGAGCTTTCAAAGTAGAGTCACATTTTCACAGAGAAAATTATTTATTCAGCCATCAGAATGAATGAGATGTGTCATCACACAAGCCACCCCTTTATCAGGTACACCAAACTTCGGGAGCGGATTTCACCAACTTTGGTGGTTGGGAAATGCCTGTTAAATTTGATAGTATTCGAACAGAACATTCGGCAGTAAGAGACTCTGTCGGGATATTTGATGTCAGTCATATGAGTGAGGTGACGGTAAGTGGCCCAGACGCTACTGAACTGATGAACCGCTTGACCACAAACGATATCCGGGAGTTGAATCCTGGAGATGCCCACTACTCGTGTATTCTTAACGACGATGGTGTGATTTTGGATGATACTGTGGTATACCAGTACCCAGATCGAGATGGCTACGTGTTCGTTCCTAACGCTGGCCACGGAGAGAAAATGGTCAACCGGTGGTCGAAGTTTGCATGGAAACATGGGTTAACAGTGAGCGTTGAAAACAAAACCAGC
This genomic interval carries:
- the ilvA gene encoding threonine ammonia-lyase translates to MSVSLSDIQEARDRISDKAVVRETPIETSRSLEEETGAEIRFKMEHLQKTGSFKTRGAYNKLKRITDSGCEATETIAASAGNHAQGVAFAATKTGLSSTIVMPKNAPQAKIDATADYGADVKLHGHDFQEAMDHAQSIADDDAIFVHAYDDEDIVAGQGTVGLEILEQVPEVDTVIVPVGGGGLIGGIATAVGELSPKTRIVGVQAHGAATVPESLQKGEPCAIDEVRTIADGIATGGISRLTYELIDEYVDEIVTVSETEIAGSLLFLLERTKQMVEGAGATTVAAVRSEKLDVRGETVVPLLSGGNLSMTDLQTVLTHGLTYRGQLIRLRVHIVDEPGKMNQISEMIANHGANIRDVRHERSVNDLNVGEAYLHFRITTSGTAHSDRIVDSIRSLGYSVTRVS